The Bifidobacterium bifidum ATCC 29521 = JCM 1255 = DSM 20456 region ACACGATTACGCGTTACAGCGTTACCAACAGCCTTGCTGACGGCAAGTCCCATACGTCTCATGATATCCGCAGATGCCTGAACATCACGGGTATCGTCATGCACCACAAAGTGCACGACGATATCCGAATCCGTCACCTTGAAGCGACGCTTCAGCACTGCGATGAAGTCACGATGGCTTTTCAGCCGCTTCACTCGCCTTCGTCACCTACCGCAATCAGGCGGACAGAGACTTAC contains the following coding sequences:
- the rnpA gene encoding ribonuclease P protein component produces the protein MKRLKSHRDFIAVLKRRFKVTDSDIVVHFVVHDDTRDVQASADIMRRMGLAVSKAVGNAVTRNRVKRRFRVLARRYEDMLPMQCDIVVRAKPSASRVDFADLDRQFSRCFAKVTTTHERRVSH